In Cydia splendana chromosome 26, ilCydSple1.2, whole genome shotgun sequence, the following are encoded in one genomic region:
- the LOC134803251 gene encoding gastrula zinc finger protein XlCGF57.1-like isoform X11 yields the protein MEGKSTDWLRGPSGPTVCRCCFAEGCYKDISTEYFWMGKREVYSEMLTETFDLSIAFAQTSGPNSNSRLICEPCISRLRDASEFKRQVQECEKMFMQYLDPGRTVVDELQMEITQEPLEKEVKLEPVKLEKNHSDDDFDDRGGFEDMDEDDLDDQPLTKLASKVPKKESVDLLDLLDNAKAEKRKSSTKTKASPAKKAKTRKETPKATASKAKPEKKKKDNDAYLNAKRNAEIIVKYSTAYPFRLPESSMVCVYCCDSYDDPTLYRKHMADEHQTFKVRTAFVHCSEGYIKADCTELQCRLCTQPFDTLEAIASHIHLEHDKKLNLNSELGIQPFKLEKDKLLCAMCNAKFPCIRQLSRHTQSHFLKYTCDTCGKSYATITTLKNHIRFSHAGNERICRKCRMTFSTLEAKREHLRLSSKCWSHLCMFCGERFMTWTLKQIHLNQVHAAPKKSHPCPECGEVFSERKKYRVHFKISHTDDNFMCTCCGLKFDTKRGLEEHRVVHTKEKLFPCTVCSKSFPRKKNLAQHMWIHSEYKRFECGPCNKQFNQRVSWRTHMKSYHPDLVDFEGKTNVNSDKVKIRSISLLTDTNDT from the exons ATGGAAGGCAAAAGTACTGACTGGCTACGGGGGCCTAGCGGCCCCACCGTTTGTCGATGTTGTTTCGCTGAGGGCTGTTATAAAGACATTTCTACCGAATATTTTTGGATGGGGAAGAGAGAAGTTTACTCCGAGATGCTGACGGAGACTTTCGACCTCAGT ATCGCCTTCGCCCAAACGTCGGGCCCCAACAGCAATAGCCGTCTGATCTGCGAGCCCTGCATATCCCGGCTACGGGATGCCTCGGAGTTCAAGCGGCAGGTGCAGGAGTGTGAGAAGATGTTCATGCAGTACCTGGATCCGGGACGGACAGTGGTTGATGAGCTTCAGATGGAGA TCACTCAAGAGCCGTTGGAGAAGGAGGTGAAACTGGAACCGGTGAAGCTGGAGAAGAATCACAGCGACGACGACTTTGACGACCGGGGCGGCTTCGAAGATATGGACGAAGATGACC ttgACGACCAGCCGCTAACAAAACTCGCCAGCAAAGTGCCTAAAAAGGAATCCGTAGACCTACTAGACCTCCTTGACAACGCCAAAGCGGAGAAGAGAAAATCCTCCACTAAAACTAAAGCCAGCCCCGCTAAGAAAGCTAAGACTAGGAAGGAGACACCTAAAGCGACTGCTAGCAAAGCTAAACCGGAGAAGAAAAAGAAAG ACAACGATGCCTATCTCAACGCCAAACGGAACGCCGAGATTATCGTGAAATATTCCACCGCGTACCCGTTCAGGCTTCCAGAGAGTTCCATGGTCTGTGTGTACTGCTGTGACAGTTACGATGACCCCACTCTGTACAGAAAACACATGGCCGATGAGCATCAAACGTTCAAAGTGCGCACGGCTTTCGTTCACTGCAGCGAAGGCTATATTAAAGCCGATTGCACGGAACTTCAGTGCCGACTCTGCACACAACCCTTCGATACTTTAGAAGCGATCGCTAGTCATATTCACCTTGAACACGACAAGAAACTAAACTTGAATTCCGAACTAGGCATACAGCCTTTTAAACTCGAAAAGGATAAGCTCCTATGTGCAATGTGTAATGCTAAATTCCCTTGCATACGTCAACTAAGTCGACATACCCAATcacatttcttaaaatataCATGTGATACATGTGGAAAATCTTATGCAACTATCACTACATTGAAGAACCATATTAGATTCTCTCACGCCGGTAACGAAAGGATTTGTAGGAAATGTAGAATGACATTCTCTACCTTAGAAGCCAAACGAGAACATTTGAGGTTATCTTCAAAATGTTGGTCTCACCTATGCATGTTTTGCGGCGAACGCTTCATGACGTGGACTTTAAAACAGATCCACTTGAATCAAGTCCACGCAGCCCCTAAAAAGTCCCACCCCTGCCCTGAATGTGGCGAAGTATTCTCTGAACGGAAAAAATACCGCGTACATTTCAAAATATCTCACACTGATGACAACTTTATGTGCACATGTTGTGGCTTGAAATTTGACACGAAACGCGGTTTGGAAGAGCATAGAGTAGTTCATACAAAGGAGAAGTTATTTCCTTGCACTGTGTGTTCTAAATCGTTTCCTAGAAAAAAGAACCTGGCCCAGCATATGTGGATACATAGCGAGTATAAGAGGTTCGAATGTGGGCCTTGCAACAAGCAGTTTAATCAGAGAGTCAGTTGGCGGACGCACATGAAGAGCTATCATCCGGATTTAGTCGATTTCGAGGGGAAGACGAATGTCAATAGCGATAAAGTTAAAATTAGATCCATATCGTTGCTAACTGACACTAATGATACGTGA
- the LOC134803251 gene encoding gastrula zinc finger protein XlCGF57.1-like isoform X20, whose translation MEGKSTDWLRGPSGPTVCRCCFAEGCYKDISTEYFWMGKREVYSEMLTETFDLSIAFAQTSGPNSNSRLICEPCISRLRDASEFKRQVQECEKMFMQYLDPGRTVVDELQMEITQEPLEKEVKLEPVKLEKNHSDDDFDDRGGFEDMDEDDLDDQPLTKLASKVPKKESVDLLDLLDNAKAEKRKSSTKTKASPAKKAKTRKETPKATASKAKPEKKKKEDEQASSRQNGQVVVKYTTAYPFKLPENHMVCVYCCETYEYEDPVVFRAHMEDEHKIFEVRFAFQHCSEGYIKVDITDFKCRICKERLLDLETAARHLKTKHYNPDINLNYEVGLQPFKLVNNSKWTCALCQMEAYSLRQLSRHTQTHYSKVTCEVCGKSYSTLNSLRQHVQFVHFGRQRICRKCKRTFDSAEEKHDHLTKFKLCRQYCCTLCGDRFILLKEKDAHMTEKHGAPEKIFSCARCNEKFTTPKRLANHFQVTHTETDFVCHCGKSYKHKKSLDDHVITHSQEKGYVCGDCSKTFYRKSSLVQHMWIHSEYKRFECVQCNKKFNQRVSWKTHMKSRHPEQALSF comes from the exons ATGGAAGGCAAAAGTACTGACTGGCTACGGGGGCCTAGCGGCCCCACCGTTTGTCGATGTTGTTTCGCTGAGGGCTGTTATAAAGACATTTCTACCGAATATTTTTGGATGGGGAAGAGAGAAGTTTACTCCGAGATGCTGACGGAGACTTTCGACCTCAGT ATCGCCTTCGCCCAAACGTCGGGCCCCAACAGCAATAGCCGTCTGATCTGCGAGCCCTGCATATCCCGGCTACGGGATGCCTCGGAGTTCAAGCGGCAGGTGCAGGAGTGTGAGAAGATGTTCATGCAGTACCTGGATCCGGGACGGACAGTGGTTGATGAGCTTCAGATGGAGA TCACTCAAGAGCCGTTGGAGAAGGAGGTGAAACTGGAACCGGTGAAGCTGGAGAAGAATCACAGCGACGACGACTTTGACGACCGGGGCGGCTTCGAAGATATGGACGAAGATGACC ttgACGACCAGCCGCTAACAAAACTCGCCAGCAAAGTGCCTAAAAAGGAATCCGTAGACCTACTAGACCTCCTTGACAACGCCAAAGCGGAGAAGAGAAAATCCTCCACTAAAACTAAAGCCAGCCCCGCTAAGAAAGCTAAGACTAGGAAGGAGACACCTAAAGCGACTGCTAGCAAAGCTAAACCGGAGAAGAAAAAGAAAG AAGATGAACAAGCCTCCTCAAGACAAAACGGCCAAGTAGTCGTCAAGTACACTACGGCGTATCCTTTCAAGCTCCCTGAGAACCACATGGTTTGCGTATATTGTTGCGAGACTTATGAGTATGAGGACCCTGTAGTGTTTAGAGCGCACATGGAAGACGAACACAAAATATTCGAAGTGAGATTCGCATTTCAACATTGCTCTGAAGGCTATATAAAAGTAGACATTACTGACTTCAAATGTCGTATTTGTAAAGAACGCTTACTGGACTTAGAGACGGCTGCTAGacatttaaaaactaaacattacaATCCAGACATAAACCTAAACTATGAAGTGGGTTTACAGCCATTCAAACTCGTCAATAATTCTAAGTGGACGTGCGCTCTTTGCCAAATGGAAGCGTATTCTTTACGTCAATTGAGCAGACATACCCAAACACACTATTCCAAAGTAACATGTGAAGTATGCGGCAAATCATACTCTACGCTGAATTCTCTCCGCCAACACGTCCAATTCGTACATTTCGGCCGCCAGCGAATATGCCGGAAATGTAAACGAACTTTTGATTCAGCGGAAGAGAAACATGACCACTTGACTAAATTCAAACTGTGTCGGCAATACTGCTGCACGCTCTGCGGTGACCGCTTCATACTGCTCAAAGAGAAAGACGCCCACATGACTGAGAAACATGGCGCCCCGGAAAAAATATTCTCCTGTGCTCGGTGCAACGAAAAATTCACGACTCCTAAAAGACTCGCCAATCATTTTCAAGTAACCCACACCGAAACTGACTTTGTATGTCACTGTGGAAAAAGCTATAAACACAAAAAGAGTTTAGATGACCACGTCATCACACACTCTCAGGAAAAGGGTTACGTTTGTGGAGACTGCTCAAAGACGTTTTACAGGAAATCAAGCTTAGTACAGCACATGTGGATACACAGTGAATACAAGAGATTTGAGTGTGTGCAATGCAATAAGAAGTTCAATCAGAGAGTCAGCTGGAAAACGCATATGAAGTCGCGTCATCCTGAACAGGCCTTAAGCTTTTAA
- the LOC134803251 gene encoding zinc finger protein 879-like isoform X19 produces MEGKSTDWLRGPSGPTVCRCCFAEGCYKDISTEYFWMGKREVYSEMLTETFDLSIAFAQTSGPNSNSRLICEPCISRLRDASEFKRQVQECEKMFMQYLDPGRTVVDELQMEITQEPLEKEVKLEPVKLEKNHSDDDFDDRGGFEDMDEDDLDDQPLTKLASKVPKKESVDLLDLLDNAKAEKRKSSTKTKASPAKKAKTRKETPKATASKAKPEKKKKDYLGWSRDAAKQNAQMILKHSTAYPFLQLASLLRCCFCRETFADPAQFRAHMDIVHQNVDRSTCHKRNLDTQTRVDITNLRCKKCIKAFVSIETLATHLHDEHELDIELSQSLALVPLRLEKNRYECVVCSQKFTGTMQLSRHTGMHYFRNICDICGKRFESRRGIDNHVKVRHSIDNILRTYYCRSCKKSYPSLEAKKEHMRTNKSCLPFRCAICNERFLFWERREDHQVEVHGKERKIFRCTECEKVFERRTLLYFHFKAAHTEDHKCQYCDLTFSTRRDLREHTHQHTGERPLKCHVCNKTFARDKALKQHLIIHDDSKKKMCPVCSRLFTDNKKLKMHVQKHHPEIFSHELGQKRQ; encoded by the exons ATGGAAGGCAAAAGTACTGACTGGCTACGGGGGCCTAGCGGCCCCACCGTTTGTCGATGTTGTTTCGCTGAGGGCTGTTATAAAGACATTTCTACCGAATATTTTTGGATGGGGAAGAGAGAAGTTTACTCCGAGATGCTGACGGAGACTTTCGACCTCAGT ATCGCCTTCGCCCAAACGTCGGGCCCCAACAGCAATAGCCGTCTGATCTGCGAGCCCTGCATATCCCGGCTACGGGATGCCTCGGAGTTCAAGCGGCAGGTGCAGGAGTGTGAGAAGATGTTCATGCAGTACCTGGATCCGGGACGGACAGTGGTTGATGAGCTTCAGATGGAGA TCACTCAAGAGCCGTTGGAGAAGGAGGTGAAACTGGAACCGGTGAAGCTGGAGAAGAATCACAGCGACGACGACTTTGACGACCGGGGCGGCTTCGAAGATATGGACGAAGATGACC ttgACGACCAGCCGCTAACAAAACTCGCCAGCAAAGTGCCTAAAAAGGAATCCGTAGACCTACTAGACCTCCTTGACAACGCCAAAGCGGAGAAGAGAAAATCCTCCACTAAAACTAAAGCCAGCCCCGCTAAGAAAGCTAAGACTAGGAAGGAGACACCTAAAGCGACTGCTAGCAAAGCTAAACCGGAGAAGAAAAAGAAAG ACTATCTTGGATGGAGTCGGGACGCCGCCAAGCAGAACGCCCAAATGATACTCAAACACTCGACGGCGTATCCGTTCCTGCAGTTAGCCTCCTTGTTGCGGTGCTGTTTCTGTCGGGAAACATTCGCCGATCCAGCTCAGTTTAGAGCTCATATGGACATTGTTCATCAGAACGTTGATAGATCCACATGCCATAAAAGAAATCTCGACACCCAAACTAGAGTTGACATAACTAACCTGCGCTGTAAGAAGTGTATAAAGGCCTTTGTTTCTATAGAAACTCTAGCGACACATTTACATGATGAACACGAATTAGACATTGAACTAAGCCAGAGCCTGGCTCTAGTGCCATTGAGATTAGAGAAGAATCGCTACGAGTGCGTCGTTTGTTCTCAAAAATTCACCGGCACCATGCAGCTTTCACGGCATACGGGGATGCACTACTTTAGAAATATATGCGACATTTGTGGGAAAAGATTTGAGAGTCGGCGGGGAATTGATAACCATGTCAAAGTACGCCAtagtatagataatattttacgCACGTATTACTGCAGAAGTTGCAAAAAATCCTATCCAAGCTTAGAAGCCAAAAAAGAGCATATGCGTACGAATAAATCTTGTCTGCCATTTAGATGTGCTATCTGCAATGAACGCTTTCTCTTTTGGGAGCGAAGAGAGGACCATCAAGTCGAAGTTCACGGAAAAGAGCGGAAAATATTTCGTTGTACAGAATGCGAGAAAGTTTTTGAACGGCGTACGTTGTTGTACTTTCATTTTAAAGCAGCACACACGGAGGACCACAAATGTCAGTACTGCGATTTGACGTTTTCTACTAGAAGGGATTTGCGCGAGCATACGCATCAGCATACCGGGGAGCGCCCACTAAAATGCCACGTTTGTAATAAAACTTTCGCTCGGGACAAAGCCTTGAAACAACATCTGATCATTCACGACGACAGCAAGAAGAAAATGTGCCCCGTGTGTAGCAGACTCTTCACGGACAATAAGAAATTAAAAATGCATGTCCAGAAACACCACCCTGAAATATTCTCGCACGAGCTTGGACAAAAACGGCAATAA
- the LOC134803251 gene encoding oocyte zinc finger protein XlCOF6-like isoform X21 yields the protein MEGKSTDWLRGPSGPTVCRCCFAEGCYKDISTEYFWMGKREVYSEMLTETFDLSIAFAQTSGPNSNSRLICEPCISRLRDASEFKRQVQECEKMFMQYLDPGRTVVDELQMEITQEPLEKEVKLEPVKLEKNHSDDDFDDRGGFEDMDEDDLDDQPLTKLASKVPKKESVDLLDLLDNAKAEKRKSSTKTKASPAKKAKTRKETPKATASKAKPEKKKKEIFGGKSVEAAKENARIILRHSTAYPFKYNDGSLQCFVCLQKFEDPNELRTHMDSCHSDSEKSKSIVFYKLGCLRVDITNLRCKECTDIIDSVEDLAIHLNTRHSLNVNLNYHHGLVPVKLDKNKMQCLVCSQTFFNIRALCKHTGKHYRNYICDVCGKGYETASGLWLHGKVGHSNKITCLRCKTSFPTVEARRLHIKTTKECQPCKCKICGERFRHWEEKENHLVAVHNKERTVFSCTECDAAFEQRALLYGHLKTAHTNDNKCSYCDTQFPTMTRLNSHIARIHTGERAFGCDVCDMTFSDKAALKRHMVTHNDSMKMACPVCQSLFTRRYRMNLHIKKCHPEYETK from the exons ATGGAAGGCAAAAGTACTGACTGGCTACGGGGGCCTAGCGGCCCCACCGTTTGTCGATGTTGTTTCGCTGAGGGCTGTTATAAAGACATTTCTACCGAATATTTTTGGATGGGGAAGAGAGAAGTTTACTCCGAGATGCTGACGGAGACTTTCGACCTCAGT ATCGCCTTCGCCCAAACGTCGGGCCCCAACAGCAATAGCCGTCTGATCTGCGAGCCCTGCATATCCCGGCTACGGGATGCCTCGGAGTTCAAGCGGCAGGTGCAGGAGTGTGAGAAGATGTTCATGCAGTACCTGGATCCGGGACGGACAGTGGTTGATGAGCTTCAGATGGAGA TCACTCAAGAGCCGTTGGAGAAGGAGGTGAAACTGGAACCGGTGAAGCTGGAGAAGAATCACAGCGACGACGACTTTGACGACCGGGGCGGCTTCGAAGATATGGACGAAGATGACC ttgACGACCAGCCGCTAACAAAACTCGCCAGCAAAGTGCCTAAAAAGGAATCCGTAGACCTACTAGACCTCCTTGACAACGCCAAAGCGGAGAAGAGAAAATCCTCCACTAAAACTAAAGCCAGCCCCGCTAAGAAAGCTAAGACTAGGAAGGAGACACCTAAAGCGACTGCTAGCAAAGCTAAACCGGAGAAGAAAAAGAAAG AAATATTCGGAGGGAAGAGTGTCGAAGCTGCCAAGGAGAATGCAAGGATAATATTGAGGCATTCCACGGCGTATCCTTTCAAATACAACGATGGCTCCTTGCAGTGTTTCGTCTGCCTCCAAAAATTCGAAGATCCCAATGAATTAAGAACTCATATGGATTCCTGTCATTCTGATAGTGAAAAATCTAAATCGATCGTATTTTATAAACTCGGATGCCTCAGAGTAGATATCACAAATCTGCGTTGCAAGGAATGCACAGATATTATTGACTCTGTAGAAGACCTAGCGATTCATCTAAACACTAGGCACAGTTTAAACGTAAATCTCAATTATCATCACGGTTTAGTGCCTGTGAAATTAGACAAAAACAAAATGCAGTGTCTCGTTTGCTCCCAAACTTTTTTCAATATTAGAGCGCTGTGTAAACACACTGGGAAGCATTACCGTAATTATATTTGTGATGTTTGCGGAAAAGGGTATGAAACTGCCTCTGGACTTTGGCTCCACGGCAAAGTCGGACATTCGAACAAAATTACCTGCCTTCGCTGTAAGACATCCTTCCCCACAGTGGAAGCTAGACGACTACATATAAAAACCACTAAAGAGTGCCAACCCTGCAAATGTAAAATTTGCGGTGAGCGATTTCGTCACTGGGAAGAGAAAGAGAATCATTTAGTCGCAGTCCACAATAAAGAAAGGACAGTATTTTCATGCACGGAATGCGACGCAGCCTTCGAACAAAGAGCGTTACTATACGGACACTTAAAAACTGCCCATACTAATGACAACAAATGCTCATATTGTGACACGCAGTTTCCAACGATGACGAGACTGAACTCCCATATCGCCAGGATACATACTGGCGAGCGCGCTTTCGGTTGCGATGTTTGTGATATGACGTTTTCGGATAAAGCAGCTTTAAAAAGACATATGGTCACCCACAATGACAGCATGAAAATGGCTTGTCCGGTGTGTCAAAGTCTTTTCACGAGACGCTACCGAATGAATCTGCATATAAAGAAATGTCATCCGGAATATGAGACCAAGTGA
- the LOC134803251 gene encoding PR domain zinc finger protein 5-like isoform X15, whose amino-acid sequence MEGKSTDWLRGPSGPTVCRCCFAEGCYKDISTEYFWMGKREVYSEMLTETFDLSIAFAQTSGPNSNSRLICEPCISRLRDASEFKRQVQECEKMFMQYLDPGRTVVDELQMEITQEPLEKEVKLEPVKLEKNHSDDDFDDRGGFEDMDEDDLDDQPLTKLASKVPKKESVDLLDLLDNAKAEKRKSSTKTKASPAKKAKTRKETPKATASKAKPEKKKKERNEDTSSVRAARRNAKLILAHSTAYPVKYHATDLQCYICYDPFDDPGLLRAHIDKHSHIERSNAAPLFVYNTYIPVDITDLRCKCTAKFDSLDNLANHLIAIHRLNLDVSKSLGLVPLKLEKNRFQCVVCSELLYSIQSISRHTAMHYYQFTCEICGRKFRTCQNLDLHIRSQHPVKNDEYFCGRCKISFPSAEAKTDHMKTSKLCQTYVCKTCGERFLNWELRETHQVTAHNQKRRTYRCIECDQVFKYRSYLSRHFNSTHTDKYKCSYCNKQYHTSTELKEHVATHTGERPYACDMCNLRFTCKQGWKRHKVTHDDTKKSACPICNKLFARRYRIKGHIEKNHPEKYSEGRVSKLPRRMQG is encoded by the exons ATGGAAGGCAAAAGTACTGACTGGCTACGGGGGCCTAGCGGCCCCACCGTTTGTCGATGTTGTTTCGCTGAGGGCTGTTATAAAGACATTTCTACCGAATATTTTTGGATGGGGAAGAGAGAAGTTTACTCCGAGATGCTGACGGAGACTTTCGACCTCAGT ATCGCCTTCGCCCAAACGTCGGGCCCCAACAGCAATAGCCGTCTGATCTGCGAGCCCTGCATATCCCGGCTACGGGATGCCTCGGAGTTCAAGCGGCAGGTGCAGGAGTGTGAGAAGATGTTCATGCAGTACCTGGATCCGGGACGGACAGTGGTTGATGAGCTTCAGATGGAGA TCACTCAAGAGCCGTTGGAGAAGGAGGTGAAACTGGAACCGGTGAAGCTGGAGAAGAATCACAGCGACGACGACTTTGACGACCGGGGCGGCTTCGAAGATATGGACGAAGATGACC ttgACGACCAGCCGCTAACAAAACTCGCCAGCAAAGTGCCTAAAAAGGAATCCGTAGACCTACTAGACCTCCTTGACAACGCCAAAGCGGAGAAGAGAAAATCCTCCACTAAAACTAAAGCCAGCCCCGCTAAGAAAGCTAAGACTAGGAAGGAGACACCTAAAGCGACTGCTAGCAAAGCTAAACCGGAGAAGAAAAAGAAAG AACGTAACGAAGATACCAGTTCGGTGCGGGCAGCCAGGCGGAACGCGAAACTCATATTAGCGCACTCCACGGCCTACCCCGTCAAATATCACGCGACCGACTTACAGTGTTACATCTGCTACGATCCTTTCGACGACCCCGGTTTGCTCAGAGCGCACATCGACAAACACAGTCACATAGAGAGATCTAATGCAGCTCCACTCTTTGTCTACAATACTTATATTCCTGTAGATATCACTGATTTGCGCTGCAAATGCACCGCCAAATTTGACTCTTTAGACAATTTAGCGAACCATTTAATCGCGATTCATCGCTTAAACTTAGACGTTTCTAAATCTCTCGGATTAGTGCCTTTAAAATTAGAGAAAAATCGATTTCAATGCGTCGTTTGCTCTGAACTTCTCTATTCCATACAAAGTATCTCTAGACACACAGCTATGCACTACTATCAATTCACTTGTGAAATATGCGGAAGAAAATTTAGAACGTGCCAGAATCTTGACTTACATATTCGTTCTCAGCATCCAGTGAAAAACGATGAGTATTTTTGTGGACGCTGCAAAATATCTTTCCCCAGCGCAGAAGCAAAGACCGACCATATGAAAACAAGCAAACTATGCCAAACTTATGTGTGTAAAACGTGCGGTGAACGCTTTTTAAACTGGGAGCTTAGAGAAACTCATCAAGTTACAGCTCATAACCAAAAAAGAAGAACGTATCGCTGCATCGAATGCGACCAAGTCTTTAAATACCGCTCTTATTTGTCCCGACACTTCAATAGCACACATACGGACAAATATAAATGCTCATATTGTAATAAGCAATACCATACTTCGACAGAATTAAAGGAACATGTAGCTACACATACTGGTGAGAGGCCATACGCATGCGATATGTGCAATTTGAGATTCACCTGCAAGCAGGGTTGGAAACGGCATAAAGTCACACACGACGATACCAAAAAAAGTGCTTGCCCAATCTGTAATAAATTGTTCGCCAGGCGTTACAGAATTAAAGGGCACATCGAAAAGAATCACCCAGAA AAATATTCGGAGGGAAGAGTGTCGAAGCTGCCAAGGAGAATGCAAGGATAA